A part of Rhinolophus ferrumequinum isolate MPI-CBG mRhiFer1 chromosome 11, mRhiFer1_v1.p, whole genome shotgun sequence genomic DNA contains:
- the LOC117030523 gene encoding 60S ribosomal protein L32 encodes MAALRPLVKPKIVKKRTKKFIRHQSDRYVKIKRNWRKPRGIDNRVRRRFKGQILMPNIGYGSNKKTKHMLPSGFRKFLVHNVKELEVLLMCNKSYCAEIAHNVSSKNRKAIVERAAQLAIRVTNPNARLRSEENE; translated from the coding sequence ATGGCTGCCCTCAGACCACTCGTGAAGCCCAAAATCGTCAAAAAGAGGACCAAGAAGTTTATCCGGCACCAGTCAGACCGATATGTCAAAATTAAGCGTAACTGGCGGAAACCCAGAGGCATTGACAACAGGGTGCGCAGAAGATTCAAGGGCCAGATCTTGATGCCCAACATTGGTTATGggagtaacaagaaaacaaagcacatgcTGCCCAGTGGCTTTCGGAAGTTCCTGGTCCACAACGTCAAGGAGCTTGAAGTGCTGCTGATGTGCAACAAATCTTACTGTGCTGAAATTGCTCACAACGTCTCCTCAAAGAACCGCAAAGCCATTGTGGAAAGAGCAGCCCAGCTGGCCATCAGAGTCACCAATCCCAATGCCCGGCTGcgcagtgaagaaaatgaatag